From one Phocoena sinus isolate mPhoSin1 chromosome 6, mPhoSin1.pri, whole genome shotgun sequence genomic stretch:
- the LOC116754973 gene encoding probable ATP-dependent RNA helicase DDX27: protein MLAELGLIGTIGEDDEVSVEPETDSEDQEEEGPIVLGRKPKALQKNRSADFNPDFVFTEKEGMYDGSWAMADVISQLKKKRAATTLDEKIEKVRKKRKTEDKEAKSGKLEKEKEAKEGSEPEEQEDFEGKDEEATEDEESETDYSSADENVLTKADTLKVKEQKKKKGQEAGGFFEDASQYDENLSFQDMNLSHPLLKAITAMGFKDPTPIQKACIPVGVLGKDICACAATGTGKTAAFALPVLERLIYKPRQAPVTHVLVLVPTRELGIQVHSVTKQLAQFCSVTTCLAVGGLDVKSQEAALRAAPDILIATPGRLIDHLHNCPSFHLSSIEVLILDDAGHSITVPGTSLNFMFEKGRLCVCVACCHIPVPGPCLESSRCTVLNIKNINVSKDQERLWKFQTETKETRQLKVIPVPQLQPELDEKYCKGLKKLESQ, encoded by the exons ATGCTTGCGGAGCTGGGTTTAATCGGGACCATAGGCGAAGATGATGAGGTGTCAGTGGAGCCAGAGACTGACTCCGAagaccaggaggaggaggggcccaTTGTGCTGGGCAGAAAGCCGAAAGCCTTGCAGAAGAACCGCAGTGCCGATTTCAACCCTGACTTTGTTTTCACTGAGAAGGAGGGGATGTACGATGGCAGCTGGGCCATGGCTGACGTCATAAGCCAGCTCAAGAAGAAGAGGGCAGCCACGACATTAGATGAGAAGATTGAGAAAGTtcgaaagaaaaggaaaacagaggatAAAGAAGCCAAGTCTGGGAAgttagagaaggagaaagaagcaaaggaggGCTCTGAACCTGAGGAACAGGAAGACTTTGAAGGGAAAGATGAGGAAGCCACAGAAGATGAAGAATCAGAGACTGACTACTCGTCAGCTGATGAGAACGTCCTCACCAAAGCAGATACACTCAAAGTAAAGgagcagaagaagaagaaaggacagGAAGCAGGAGGATTTTTTGAAGATGCATCTCAGTATGATGAAAACCTCTCATTCCAGGACATGAACCTTTCCCACCCTCTTCTGAAGGCCATCACAGCCATGGGCTTCAAGGACCCCACACCGATCCAGAAGGCATGCATACCTGTGGGTGTGTTGGGGAAGGACATCTGTGCCTGTGCAGCCACTGGGACAGGTAAAACTGCGGCTTTTGCCCTGCCCGTCTTGGAGCGTCTGATCTACAAACCCCGCCAGGCTCCGGTGACCCATGTGCTGGTGCTGGTTCCCACCCGGGAACTGGGCATCCAGGTGCACTCCGTCACCAAGCAGCTGGCCCAGTTCTGCAGCGTCACCACCTGCCTGGCTGTGGGTGGCTTGGACGTGAAGTCTCAGGAAGCAGCCCTCCGGGCAGCGCCTGACATCCTCATCGCCACCCCGGGCCGGCTCATTGATCACCTCCACAACTGCCCTTCCTTCCACCTGAGCAGCATCGAGGTGCTCATCCTGGATGATGCTGGCCACTCTATAAcagttcctgggacttccctg AACTTCATGTTCGAGAAGGGCCGGCTTTGTGTTTGTGTTGCCTGCTGCCACATCCCAGTGCCAGGGCCGTGTCTAGAATCTAGCAGGTGCACA gttttaaatatcaaaaatatcaaTGTCTCAAAAGATCAAGAAAGGCTGTGGAAGTTTCAGACTGAGACCAAAGAGACACGACAACTAAAGGTGATACCTGTCCCTCAACTGCAGCCTGAACTGGACGAGAAATACTGTAAAGGATTGAAAAAATTGGAGTCACAGTAA